A window of the Zeugodacus cucurbitae isolate PBARC_wt_2022May chromosome 4, idZeuCucr1.2, whole genome shotgun sequence genome harbors these coding sequences:
- the LOC105210679 gene encoding uncharacterized protein LOC105210679, with translation MSTLSPAVNHWTTLLNFIIQTYFIDSHATCILWHRDFPFELQTPANSEFISYINIWPDNLSQQSLQQDIFNFTAFAETQLAYGMQPDALVQKLTIAIRETHCETFVAFQEDIPSFARSFYNASRISVWRSLRNKFLFVYRKDLQPDTAAYFDDSLFKDQPNVLIVEAECGNCSTFALKTNKFIGPLAEHPEQLYVLDRYNAVDGKFEYGVNLYMDKVKNLQGREVTVGIFDYRPFTAVDYDRQPQVKDHSPENIRGTVHIDGTEVRMLFALCEVINCTVDADTSEDDWGTSYANLTADGIFGLITSRKSQYIVGALYFWPDDYRYLDMSLFIGRSGVTCLVPSPHRLTSWLLPLRPFQLTLWLGVFASLGLEAIALFFTRHLAPSPTEPQYGLMESFQFGYITTLKLFVSQGSDYVVNSNTVRMVLFACYMMDTIVTSVYGGGLSAILTLPTMEEASDSVERLYRHGIPWTATSPDWVISLRGSGADRDVVVESLLENYHVYTYEQLTQFAKTENMGFILERLAFGHFGNVDFLTDESFKRLKLMIDDIYFQYCFAFVPRLWAMLPKLNEVIMSVHSTGLDIFWEWEVAATYMDGQQQEEIQASMYMDFDVGPVKLDMGNFIGLVLPLIIGIVFSVFAFIGELIYYRYSQKKAQTVVNVN, from the exons atgtcAACGCTGTCACCCGCAGTCAACCACTGGACTACGCTACTCAATTTCATaa tacaaacatattttattgaCTCTCATGCTACGTGTATCCTGTGGCATCGCGATTTCCCATTTGAATTGCAAACACCAGCCAATAGCGAATTCATatcgtacataaatatttggccTGACAATTTGTCGCAGCAATCCTTGCAGCAGgacattttcaattttacagCATTTGCCGAAACGCAACTGGCCTATGGCATGCAACCCGATGCGCTGGTGCAGAAATTGACTATCGCCATTCGAGAAACGCATTGTGAG ACTTTTGTAGCCTTCCAGGAGGACATACCGAGCTTTGCGCGTAGCTTTTACAATGCCAGCAGAATATCAGTGTGGCGTTCGTTGCGTAATAAATTTCTATTTGTCTACCGTAAGGACTTGCAACCGGATACCGCCGCATACTTCGATGATTCTCTTTTCAAAG ATCAACCAAATGTTTTAATAGTCGAAGCCGAGTGCGGCAATTGCTCGACGTTTGCattgaaaactaataaattcATTGGACCGCTAGCTGAGCATCCGGAGCAGTTGTATGTGTTGGACCGTTATAATGCTGTTGATGGTAAATTTGAGTATGGCGTTAATTTGTATATGGACAAGGTGAAGAACTTGCAGGGACGTGAAGTGACGGTTGGAATTTTCGATTATCGTCCATTTACGGCGGTAGACTAT gaTCGTCAGCCTCAAGTAAAGGATCACTCTCCAGAAAATATTCGTGGCACTGTACATATTGACGGTACTGAAGTTCGTATGTTGTTTGCGCTCTGTGAAGTTATTAATTGTACAGTAGATGCCGATACGT CTGAAGATGACTGGGGCACATCTTATGCAAATCTAACAGCTGATGGCATTTTCGGTTTGATAACGTCCAGAAAGTCGCAATACATCGTTGGCGCTTTATACTTCTG GCCCGATGACTATCGCTATTTGGACATGTCCTTGTTTATTGGCCGTTCTGGCGTCACCTGCCTTGTACCATCGCCTCACCGTCTCACCAGTTGGTTACTACCACTTCGTCCCTTTCAACTAACGCTCTGGCTGGGCGTATTTGCTTCCTTGGGCCTTGAGGCGATCGCACTCTTTTTCACACGTCATCTAGCGCCATCTCCGACTGAACCGCAATATGGTTTAATGGAGAGTTTTCAATTTGGCTACATTACCACACTGAAACTATTTGTATCGCAAGGCTCGGATTATGTAGTGAATTCAAACACGGTGCGTATGGTGCTCTTCGCTTGCTACATGATGGATACGATTGTGACCAGTGTCTACGGTGGTGGTCTATCGGCGATATTAACACTACCGAC caTGGAGGAAGCTTCGGACTCTGTAGAGCGTCTATACAGACATGGTATACCTTGGACAGCGACCTCGCCTGATTGGGTAATTTCACTGAGAGGATCTGGTGCTGACCGTGAT GTGGTGGTGGAATCGCTTTTGGAAAATTATCACGTTTACACATACGAACAACTAACACAATTTGCGAAGACAGAGAATATGGGCTTCATCTTGGAGAGATTGGCATTCG GTCATTTTGGCAACGTTGACTTCCTCACGGATGAATCCTTTAAACGCCTCAAGCTCATGATTgacgatatttattttcaatattgtttCGCCTTCGTGCCACGCCTATGGGCCATGCTGCCCAAATTGAATGAAGTGATTATGTCAGTGCACTCAACTGGTTTGGATATTTTCTGGGAATGGGAAGTGGCTGCCACCTACATGGATGGCCAGCAGCAGGAAGAGATACAAGCATCAATGTATATGGATTTCGATGTGGGTCCTGTTAAATTGGATATGGGCAATTTCATTGGTTTGGTGTTGCCTCTGATAATTGGCATAGTATTCAGTGTCTTCGCTTTCATCGGCGAGTTGATCTACTACAGGTACAGTCAGAAGAAAGCTCAAACGGTGGTCAATGTCAACtaa